The following coding sequences lie in one Caproicibacterium argilliputei genomic window:
- a CDS encoding M15 family metallopeptidase, translated as MMRFQDRRRKRETEEEERTRKYRKKTSRMSWGVCLMGLALLFFYQSNAPSTAAKKTISTVSSAVSSTSAGSSSSVAKSEKADAAALLKAKLAADWRLILVSQQSPLPKDFTVVLTKRSDGFRVDARIEPELQQMISAAAKDGVTLKICSAYRSVSQQEGLYHPERYASGSPVSVQPAGDSEHHTGLALDFITSNYHTLDSGFAKTAAYTWLLKNSWKYGFVLRYPQNKEQTTGVIFEPWHYRYVGKTYAKEMTEKHLCLEEYRQALGI; from the coding sequence ATGATGCGTTTTCAAGACCGCAGAAGGAAGCGGGAAACAGAAGAAGAGGAACGAACCAGAAAATATCGAAAAAAAACCTCCCGCATGAGTTGGGGTGTTTGTCTGATGGGGCTTGCGCTGCTTTTTTTCTACCAGAGCAACGCACCGTCCACTGCTGCCAAAAAGACCATTTCCACTGTCTCGTCGGCGGTTTCCAGCACATCTGCAGGATCTTCCTCCTCTGTTGCAAAATCGGAAAAAGCAGATGCCGCGGCGCTGCTTAAAGCGAAGCTGGCTGCGGATTGGCGCCTGATTTTGGTGAGTCAGCAGTCACCGCTTCCAAAAGATTTTACGGTGGTACTCACGAAACGAAGCGACGGTTTTCGGGTGGACGCCCGAATCGAGCCGGAACTGCAGCAGATGATTTCCGCTGCCGCTAAAGATGGAGTGACATTAAAAATTTGTTCAGCGTACCGCAGCGTATCGCAGCAGGAGGGGCTTTACCATCCGGAGCGGTACGCTTCCGGTTCGCCGGTTTCTGTGCAGCCGGCCGGTGACAGCGAGCACCACACTGGTCTTGCGCTGGACTTTATCACGTCTAACTATCATACACTGGACAGTGGCTTTGCAAAGACAGCAGCCTATACATGGCTGCTGAAAAATTCTTGGAAATACGGCTTTGTGCTGCGCTATCCGCAAAATAAAGAACAGACCACCGGCGTGATTTTTGAGCCATGGCATTACCGGTATGTCGGAAAAACCTATGCAAAAGAAATGACTGAAAAACACTTGTGCCTGGAGGAGTATCGCCAGGCGCTGGGCATATGA
- the flgC gene encoding flagellar basal body rod protein FlgC, producing the protein MAFLGSMDIAGSALTAERYRMNTIMQNISNANIPAEKGKEPYRRKQLVLQERPLSFQESLQDAQNTLDTGKSGGVQVDKIVESDRDFKSVYDPDNPNANDEGYVLYPNVDTTEERVDLLAASNAYSTNLTALNVVKAMAMKALSIGGNS; encoded by the coding sequence ATGGCTTTTCTCGGCTCGATGGATATTGCTGGCAGTGCACTGACCGCCGAGCGGTACCGCATGAACACCATTATGCAGAATATTTCCAACGCGAATATTCCGGCTGAAAAGGGCAAGGAACCCTACCGCCGCAAGCAGTTGGTACTTCAGGAGCGCCCCCTGTCATTTCAGGAATCGCTGCAGGATGCCCAAAACACACTGGATACCGGAAAAAGTGGCGGCGTTCAGGTTGATAAGATTGTGGAAAGCGACCGCGACTTTAAGTCTGTTTACGACCCGGACAATCCGAACGCGAATGACGAAGGGTATGTGCTGTACCCGAATGTAGACACCACAGAGGAACGTGTTGATTTGCTGGCTGCCTCTAACGCCTACTCAACCAACCTGACTGCACTTAATGTTGTAAAAGCAATGGCGATGAAAGCGCTGTCGATTGGCGGAAATTCCTGA
- a CDS encoding chemotaxis protein CheW: protein MSENTALATVLATDDLSNRFLTFAIGDTIYGISLVNVLEIIGIQSITSVPNIPSHVKGLINLRGKVVPVIDTRLKMGKPEREYDDLTCIIVIDIQDMHIGLIVDSVSEVISVDLNKAAVPPKTYVQENQFLSSVVEREGHTVLNIDLEKFLADDLRPY from the coding sequence ATGAGTGAAAATACCGCTTTGGCCACTGTGCTGGCCACCGACGACCTGAGCAACCGCTTCCTCACATTTGCAATTGGCGATACCATTTACGGCATCAGCTTGGTCAACGTGCTGGAAATCATCGGGATTCAGTCCATCACTTCTGTTCCGAACATTCCTTCGCACGTCAAAGGGCTTATCAATCTGCGCGGAAAAGTGGTGCCGGTCATTGACACACGCCTGAAAATGGGCAAGCCGGAACGCGAATATGACGACCTGACCTGCATTATTGTAATTGACATTCAGGATATGCACATCGGTCTGATTGTTGACAGCGTTTCCGAAGTCATTTCCGTTGACCTCAACAAAGCTGCGGTTCCGCCCAAAACCTATGTGCAGGAAAATCAGTTTCTCAGTTCTGTTGTTGAGCGGGAGGGGCACACTGTCTTAAACATCGATCTGGAAAAGTTTTTGGCAGATGACCTGCGACCGTATTAA
- the fliS gene encoding flagellar export chaperone FliS: protein MPINPYEAYQQKSVMTMTPGEMLSKLYDKVIKELSAAKLNIEKQDVHLYGAIDTSLQKAQTVLNYLKTTLDFRYDVAKNLDLMYDYFIRQIMQAYVHKDVAPLEEIIPMIAGLQETYEKADKLSRNVTNSREA, encoded by the coding sequence TTGCCAATCAATCCTTATGAGGCGTATCAGCAGAAAAGTGTCATGACCATGACGCCGGGCGAAATGCTTTCTAAGCTTTACGACAAGGTGATTAAAGAGCTTTCCGCTGCCAAACTCAACATTGAAAAACAGGACGTGCACCTTTACGGTGCCATAGACACCTCCCTGCAAAAAGCGCAGACGGTGTTAAATTACTTAAAAACAACGCTGGACTTTCGATATGACGTTGCAAAAAATCTGGATTTGATGTATGATTATTTCATACGTCAAATCATGCAGGCGTACGTTCACAAAGACGTTGCGCCGCTGGAAGAAATTATTCCAATGATTGCAGGTTTGCAGGAAACTTACGAAAAAGCAGACAAGCTTTCCCGCAATGTAACCAACAGCAGAGAAGCTTAA
- a CDS encoding chemotaxis protein CheA, which yields MSTEDSSMDSLLEAFIYETTSLLDQLDEIMLDSEKQKSLSEDSINEIFRIMHTTKGSAAMMGFNEISNLAHSVEDVFFLIREDPNRLDLVFDNLFDLIFQSSDFLRQEIEAIQNNGSDYAPADPTDLINRLEEQAAIMKGDEKKAEDKSAAAPAETDASAKETAPAAAGASDTPDDVTQIRVFFADDSQMENIRAFMLLTNLKDHCDFLESDPPRPETDASLCDSIVKNGFVVILKPSVSLDDVIKVIESTSSIKSYEVLDADSEKADTPPQVKAADGEAPAVAAKQSTAVKTPAGKNNAPAGGKGVKQSLISVNQSKLDHLMDLVGELVTAESMVSSNQDLVGLKLDNFTKSFRELRKLTDELQDVVMSIRMVPLTGNFQKMNRIVRDMSKKLDKKVELVTIGGDTEVDKTINDALTDPLMHMIRNSMDHAIETPEERKALGKPETGKITLSARNVGGEILIDIADDGRGLDTKTILEKAKRNGILTKPAEEYSNKEIFHLIMLPGFSTNENVTEYSGRGVGMDVVRKNVENVGGTISIHSEINKGTTFTLKIPLTLAIMDVMDISLGDTTFSVPITSIKQSFKLTDDSKLMHNADGTDMIMLRGECYPIIHLYEYFNIPTQVTDLKDGIVIQVESGSDIACIFADELLGEQQVVVKPFPPFFNKYNLKSSGLSGCTILGNGSISLILDIRNLLSSER from the coding sequence ATGAGCACAGAAGATTCAAGCATGGATTCTTTACTAGAAGCTTTTATTTATGAAACCACCTCGCTGCTGGACCAGTTGGACGAAATCATGCTGGACTCTGAAAAGCAGAAAAGCCTGAGCGAAGACAGTATCAATGAGATTTTCCGCATCATGCACACCACAAAAGGCTCCGCGGCTATGATGGGATTCAATGAAATTTCCAATCTGGCACATTCCGTGGAGGATGTCTTCTTTTTAATTCGGGAAGATCCCAACCGCCTGGACTTGGTGTTTGACAACCTCTTTGACCTGATCTTCCAGTCTTCCGACTTCCTTCGTCAGGAAATTGAAGCGATTCAGAACAACGGCAGTGACTACGCCCCCGCCGACCCCACAGACCTCATCAACCGCCTGGAAGAGCAGGCTGCCATCATGAAAGGGGACGAAAAGAAAGCGGAAGACAAGTCGGCAGCTGCTCCGGCAGAAACCGATGCCTCTGCAAAAGAAACCGCACCTGCCGCCGCTGGAGCTTCGGATACACCCGATGATGTGACACAAATTCGCGTGTTTTTCGCAGATGACTCACAGATGGAAAACATCCGCGCCTTTATGCTGCTGACCAATCTGAAAGATCACTGCGACTTTCTGGAGTCTGACCCGCCACGCCCAGAAACCGACGCTTCCCTGTGCGACTCCATTGTCAAAAATGGGTTTGTTGTGATTCTGAAGCCCTCCGTTTCGCTGGATGATGTCATCAAGGTGATTGAATCCACCAGCAGCATCAAATCCTACGAAGTGCTGGACGCCGACAGCGAAAAGGCCGATACGCCGCCGCAGGTCAAAGCCGCAGACGGCGAAGCGCCCGCTGTCGCCGCGAAGCAGAGTACCGCAGTAAAGACACCCGCCGGCAAAAACAATGCGCCTGCCGGCGGCAAAGGCGTCAAGCAGAGCTTAATTAGCGTCAACCAGTCCAAGCTGGATCATCTGATGGATCTGGTCGGCGAACTGGTGACCGCTGAATCCATGGTTTCCAGCAACCAGGACTTGGTTGGCTTGAAGCTGGACAACTTTACCAAATCTTTTCGCGAACTGCGCAAACTGACCGACGAATTGCAGGATGTTGTCATGTCCATCCGCATGGTGCCGCTGACCGGCAACTTCCAGAAGATGAACCGCATCGTGCGCGATATGAGTAAAAAGCTCGACAAAAAAGTGGAACTGGTCACCATTGGCGGCGACACGGAAGTGGACAAAACCATTAACGATGCCCTGACCGACCCGCTCATGCACATGATCCGCAACTCCATGGACCACGCCATTGAAACGCCAGAAGAACGCAAGGCACTGGGCAAGCCGGAAACCGGTAAAATCACGCTTTCCGCACGTAACGTTGGCGGAGAAATTCTCATTGATATTGCTGACGACGGCCGCGGCCTGGACACTAAAACCATCCTTGAAAAAGCAAAGCGCAACGGCATCCTCACCAAGCCCGCGGAGGAATACAGCAACAAGGAAATCTTTCATCTGATTATGCTGCCCGGCTTTTCCACCAATGAAAACGTCACGGAATACTCCGGACGTGGTGTCGGTATGGACGTGGTGCGGAAAAATGTTGAAAACGTCGGCGGTACCATTTCCATTCACAGCGAAATCAACAAAGGTACCACTTTCACCTTGAAAATTCCGCTGACATTGGCTATCATGGATGTGATGGATATTTCACTCGGAGACACCACTTTCAGCGTACCGATTACTTCCATTAAGCAGTCCTTTAAACTCACGGATGACAGCAAGCTGATGCACAACGCAGACGGTACCGATATGATTATGCTGCGCGGCGAATGCTACCCCATCATACATCTGTACGAATACTTTAACATTCCCACACAAGTCACCGACCTGAAAGACGGCATTGTCATCCAGGTGGAAAGCGGCAGCGACATCGCCTGCATTTTTGCGGATGAGCTGCTCGGCGAGCAGCAGGTGGTTGTCAAACCGTTCCCGCCGTTCTTCAACAAATACAACCTGAAGAGCAGCGGGCTGTCCGGCTGCACAATCCTTGGCAACGGCAGCATCAGCCTGATTCTGGACATCCGCAATCTTTTGAGTTCTGAAAGGTAA
- a CDS encoding CheR family methyltransferase has translation MLEQGAQTGLVHLTDQEFHTLVEFVHSKYGINLSKKRVLIEGRLSQTLRQKGFTSFRQYIDLLKADRTGAEITAFLNRITTNHSYFARENEHFNYLANTVLPYMERTRNNRDLRIWSAGCSAGQEAYNMAMTIDQYFGPKKHLWDTTILATDISMNVLNRAKTAIYPENNLTNVPAIWKQKYFKPLGDGNYQVCDKIRKEVVFKPLNLMEPFHFIKPFDIIFCRNVMIYFDAPTTDRLIEKFYNVTAPGGYLFIGHSEVINKEVTKYHYVQPAIYQRGV, from the coding sequence ATGCTGGAACAGGGTGCGCAAACCGGCCTGGTTCACCTGACCGACCAGGAGTTTCACACACTTGTGGAATTTGTCCACTCCAAATATGGAATCAACCTGAGCAAAAAACGCGTTTTGATTGAGGGGCGTCTTTCCCAGACGTTGCGCCAAAAGGGCTTTACCTCCTTTCGCCAGTACATCGACCTGCTGAAGGCAGACCGAACCGGCGCAGAGATTACCGCCTTTTTGAACCGCATCACCACCAATCATTCTTATTTTGCAAGAGAGAATGAGCACTTCAATTACTTAGCCAACACCGTACTGCCCTACATGGAGCGCACCCGAAACAATCGTGATCTGCGCATCTGGAGCGCGGGCTGCTCCGCTGGCCAAGAAGCTTACAACATGGCTATGACGATTGACCAGTATTTCGGCCCCAAAAAGCATTTGTGGGACACCACCATTTTGGCTACCGATATCTCCATGAATGTTTTGAACCGGGCGAAAACGGCAATCTACCCAGAAAATAATTTGACGAATGTGCCGGCCATTTGGAAGCAGAAATACTTTAAACCGCTGGGCGACGGGAACTATCAGGTATGCGACAAAATACGGAAAGAGGTGGTATTTAAGCCGCTGAACCTGATGGAACCTTTTCACTTTATCAAACCCTTTGATATTATTTTCTGCCGCAATGTCATGATTTACTTTGACGCACCAACGACAGACCGGCTAATCGAAAAGTTTTACAATGTTACCGCACCCGGCGGGTACCTGTTTATCGGACATTCCGAAGTCATTAACAAAGAGGTTACCAAGTACCATTATGTGCAGCCCGCGATTTATCAGAGGGGGGTGTAA
- a CDS encoding antitoxin: protein MADILKITSPVVDKNQQTQVRPGSAAEAAAPFQMQDVAKIAQTTAQTGILKQNTGLVKEGSPNILENLLKDPSVTETYLKNIFMLEEIYKLLPANNRTVTDEIERLFELMLLKPGQVAQEMKAQEQVSTSFRGELFTLLRQVSNSYGSNSEIQPAIANLLRALNHHIGNQDIRDAVANSFTYLADRLSSSKNLAPRLQELAQRFRAPDAEQNFQQLKQEALSLLQNVRNSVLFSQDLEKVVSITVYNLSRHNSNKQFLQESAVEVWRLLDFQSRGEFKALLAEYLQAADEGKEKADEGSTSKVMDTLVKLLSGEVQGKISPAEQERMEKIIRSLLSSPSNFTPLLHFVLPLAYQDLHSFAEVWIDPQSQDRGERQDEEKGIHVLLVIDVEAFGRFEAEVYERNREVDFTLYCPPALVEAYQDFGRTVAQILRPTSYYAGNIQIKELKSSRSLMQVFKTLPYRRTGVDVKI from the coding sequence TTGGCTGATATTCTTAAGATTACCAGCCCCGTGGTAGATAAAAATCAACAGACGCAGGTTCGGCCCGGTTCCGCCGCAGAAGCGGCCGCACCGTTTCAGATGCAGGACGTCGCCAAAATTGCACAGACCACTGCGCAGACCGGCATTCTCAAGCAAAACACCGGTCTTGTAAAAGAAGGCAGCCCCAACATCCTGGAAAATCTGCTCAAAGACCCTTCCGTTACAGAAACGTACCTGAAAAACATTTTTATGCTGGAGGAAATTTATAAACTGCTTCCGGCAAACAACAGGACGGTCACGGATGAAATTGAGCGCCTTTTCGAGCTGATGCTGCTCAAACCGGGGCAAGTTGCGCAGGAGATGAAAGCACAGGAGCAGGTTTCCACCTCGTTTCGGGGGGAACTGTTCACGCTGTTGCGCCAGGTCAGCAATTCTTACGGATCCAATTCTGAAATTCAGCCAGCCATTGCCAATCTGCTGCGGGCGCTCAATCATCATATCGGAAATCAGGATATTCGGGATGCGGTGGCAAACAGCTTTACCTATCTTGCCGACAGACTTTCTTCCAGCAAAAACCTTGCGCCGCGTCTGCAGGAGCTTGCCCAGCGCTTTCGCGCACCGGATGCCGAGCAGAACTTTCAGCAGTTGAAGCAAGAGGCACTTTCGCTGCTGCAGAATGTGCGCAACAGCGTGCTTTTTTCGCAGGATTTGGAAAAGGTCGTTTCCATTACAGTATACAACCTTTCCCGACACAATAGCAACAAGCAGTTCCTGCAGGAGAGCGCGGTGGAGGTTTGGCGTCTGTTGGATTTTCAGTCGCGCGGGGAGTTTAAAGCGCTGTTGGCAGAGTACCTGCAGGCAGCGGACGAAGGGAAGGAGAAGGCGGACGAGGGTTCGACTTCTAAGGTGATGGACACGCTGGTAAAGCTGCTTTCCGGCGAGGTTCAGGGAAAAATCAGCCCGGCGGAGCAGGAACGGATGGAAAAAATCATCCGCAGCCTGCTGTCTTCCCCAAGCAACTTCACGCCGCTGCTGCATTTTGTGCTACCTTTGGCTTATCAGGATTTACATTCCTTTGCGGAAGTCTGGATTGATCCGCAGAGTCAGGACAGAGGAGAACGTCAGGATGAGGAGAAAGGAATCCACGTCTTACTGGTAATTGATGTGGAGGCGTTTGGCCGCTTTGAGGCAGAAGTTTATGAAAGAAACCGCGAGGTGGACTTTACCTTGTATTGTCCGCCCGCACTGGTGGAAGCTTATCAGGATTTTGGGCGGACGGTTGCCCAGATTCTGCGGCCGACTTCGTATTATGCCGGCAATATTCAAATAAAGGAATTAAAAAGTTCCCGTTCCCTGATGCAGGTGTTCAAGACTTTACCGTACAGGAGGACTGGTGTGGATGTCAAGATCTGA
- a CDS encoding EAL and HDOD domain-containing protein produces METCIVRQPIMNREKKVVAYEVMYQEDESSLYNQQDTRAANAIQDFFMGLDQNNFLGDKDAFVTFTPNLLMKNIPRIFSEKRLVIQIEDNVIIHPLAQRIICRYKKQGYRLALMNFEFTPRCFGILDNISIIKVDFSNPEDPNIAQLVSVARSFGKQVAAYNVNTAEAREKANELQVDFYQGKNVASLLSTSVRRMDHLQSNFFQLMIAVTKEEPNLDDIDRIISQDVTLTYSLLKMINSSYFALRTQVKSVMQALMILGVGQLKQWVYLMSFSGEDDSASNELIRTAFLRGNMCQALVDFLPDFPLSRSEAYLLGMFSTLDTLMQVPLEDAMKELPVAEELKEGLMTGEGKSGALLRLVLRYEDADWHAVAAAAAELDLSMTFVAQKYLECVEYVNDIWDDLMHPFANQKTGDKDADEAETQDS; encoded by the coding sequence ATGGAAACTTGTATTGTCCGTCAGCCAATCATGAACCGCGAGAAAAAAGTGGTTGCTTATGAAGTCATGTATCAGGAGGATGAATCCTCTCTCTATAATCAGCAGGATACCCGTGCTGCCAATGCGATTCAAGATTTTTTCATGGGTCTGGACCAGAATAATTTTTTGGGGGATAAAGATGCATTTGTTACTTTTACACCCAACCTGCTCATGAAAAACATTCCCCGCATTTTTTCGGAAAAGCGCTTGGTGATTCAAATTGAAGACAATGTGATTATTCATCCGCTGGCACAGCGGATTATTTGCCGCTACAAAAAGCAGGGTTACCGGCTGGCACTGATGAACTTTGAATTCACGCCGCGCTGCTTTGGCATTTTGGACAATATCAGTATTATCAAAGTGGACTTTTCAAATCCGGAAGATCCGAATATCGCCCAGCTGGTTAGTGTGGCTCGCAGTTTTGGCAAGCAGGTGGCAGCCTACAATGTCAACACCGCGGAAGCCAGAGAGAAAGCAAACGAACTGCAGGTGGATTTCTATCAGGGGAAAAATGTTGCGAGCCTGTTGAGCACCAGTGTACGTCGGATGGATCATCTGCAGTCAAACTTCTTCCAGTTGATGATTGCGGTTACAAAAGAAGAGCCGAATCTGGATGATATTGACCGCATTATCAGCCAGGACGTTACGCTGACGTATTCATTGCTGAAAATGATTAATTCCAGTTACTTTGCGTTGCGCACACAGGTGAAGTCTGTGATGCAGGCGCTGATGATTCTGGGCGTTGGGCAGTTGAAGCAGTGGGTCTACCTGATGAGTTTTAGCGGGGAAGATGACAGCGCCAGTAACGAACTGATTCGCACGGCGTTCTTGCGGGGCAATATGTGTCAGGCATTGGTGGACTTTTTGCCGGACTTCCCGCTTTCCCGCTCGGAAGCATATCTGCTGGGGATGTTCTCTACTTTGGATACCCTGATGCAGGTGCCGCTTGAAGACGCCATGAAGGAACTGCCTGTGGCAGAGGAGCTGAAAGAGGGGCTGATGACCGGTGAGGGCAAAAGCGGTGCGCTGCTGCGTTTGGTGCTTCGGTATGAGGATGCCGACTGGCACGCTGTGGCGGCTGCGGCGGCGGAGTTGGACCTCAGCATGACCTTTGTAGCGCAGAAGTATTTGGAATGTGTCGAGTATGTCAATGATATCTGGGACGACTTAATGCATCCGTTCGCCAATCAAAAAACAGGCGACAAAGATGCGGACGAAGCGGAAACACAGGATTCCTGA
- a CDS encoding EscU/YscU/HrcU family type III secretion system export apparatus switch protein: protein MSRSEEEKAVALKYNPEDDKAPVVIAAGYGEIAERIINIAEERGIPVFRDDSAASMMCMLQVGTTIPPELYEAIAKIYVEILKLADTVKNPDGLHQPETDTSVAAADQAGEETPVV, encoded by the coding sequence ATGTCAAGATCTGAGGAAGAAAAAGCGGTTGCTTTAAAATATAATCCGGAAGATGACAAGGCGCCGGTGGTGATTGCCGCCGGTTACGGAGAGATCGCGGAAAGAATTATCAATATCGCAGAGGAGCGCGGAATACCGGTTTTTCGTGACGACAGTGCGGCCTCTATGATGTGTATGCTGCAGGTCGGCACCACCATTCCGCCGGAACTTTATGAGGCGATTGCAAAAATTTATGTAGAAATTCTAAAGCTGGCTGATACTGTAAAGAATCCAGACGGCCTGCACCAGCCGGAAACGGACACAAGCGTCGCGGCAGCAGACCAAGCCGGAGAGGAGACGCCTGTCGTATGA
- the flgB gene encoding flagellar basal body rod protein FlgB yields the protein MLFDTKTFHALEGGLNASWLQQQVVSQNLSNLETPNYKTKSVQFQDLLNKNMQGSSATSGDYAFQTSVNTEDNTNNRLDENNVDSDEQSMELYKSYVQYSYLTSKMNSQFSNFKYVVTNAFK from the coding sequence TTGCTTTTTGACACAAAAACGTTCCATGCACTGGAAGGCGGGCTGAATGCTTCCTGGCTGCAGCAGCAGGTTGTTTCGCAGAACCTTTCCAACTTGGAAACGCCCAATTACAAAACCAAAAGCGTTCAGTTTCAAGACCTGCTGAACAAAAATATGCAGGGCTCATCCGCAACGTCCGGTGACTATGCATTTCAGACTAGCGTCAACACCGAAGACAACACCAACAACCGTCTGGATGAAAACAACGTGGACAGCGACGAGCAAAGCATGGAGCTGTATAAAAGTTATGTGCAGTACTCCTACCTGACCAGTAAGATGAATTCACAATTCAGCAACTTCAAATATGTGGTTACCAACGCATTTAAGTAA